In Streptomyces rapamycinicus NRRL 5491, the genomic stretch GCGTCGAGGAAGCGGCTGGCGGCGCCCGAGCCGGACTTGGCCGAGGTGGACTTGGCGTCCTGCGAGCCGAGAGTGAGGCGGTAACGGGTGCCGTTCACCGTGGCCATGGCCTGGTCCCCGTCCACGAACCAGGGCTTGCTCGCACGCACCGACTGCACGGGCGCACTGTCGATCTCGCTGCCGTAACTGGTCAGCAACTGCAGCCTGCCGTCCTTGATCATGACCTGTCCGGCGCGGGTGACCGAGCGCAGGAATCGCTCGATCCGCACTCCTCTGGCGTTGAACTCCGTATCGGCCATCACAACCGCCTCCCCGATGGCTCCGGCTGGCACTGTGCCGCCGCCTCTCATTTTCCCTGTTGCGCAGTGTGCCCGTGACCGGCCCCGGACACCAGGGCGCACTGGGGGACAATGAGGATCGAAACGGCATGAGTATGCCACCTGGGCTGGGCATGAGGCACAAGCAGGAGGAGTGGGCGTTGGACGGCACGGCGCGCGGGAGTATCGAGACCATCGACGTGGATCGCAGCGACCACGGCTACCGCGCGTGGCTGAAGGAAGCCGTCCGTAAGGTGCAGGCCGATGCCCAGCGGTCCGCGGACACCCATCTGCTGGGCTTCCCGCTGCCCGAGCGCTGGGGGATCGACCTCTACCTCAAGGACGAGTCCACCCACCCCACGGGAAGTCTCAAGCACCGCCTGGCACGCTCGCTGTTCCTCTACGGGCTGTGCAACGGCTGGATCCGGCCGGGCAAGCCCGTGATCGAGGCGTCCAGCGGCTCGACCGCCGTATCCGAGGCGTACTTCGCCAAGCTGATCGGGGTGCCCTTCATCGCGGTGATGCCCCGCACGACCAGCCGGGAGAAATGCCGCCTGATCGAATTCCATGGCGGCCAGTGCCATTTCGTGGACGACCCGCGGACGATGTACGAGGAGTCCGCCGCCCTCGCGGCGGAATCCGGGGGTCACTACATGGACCAGTTCACCTACGCCGAGCGGGCCACGGACTGGCGCGGCAACAACAACATCGCCGAGTCGATCTATCAGCAGCTGCGTCTGGAGCGCTATCCCGAACCGGCATGGGTCGTGGCCACGGCGGGCACCGGCGGCACCTCGGCGACCATCGCCCGCTATGTCCACTACATGCAGTACGACACCCGGGTGTGCGTCGCCGACCCGGAGAACTCCTGCTTCTTCGACGGCTGGGTCCACCACGACACCCACGCCTCCAGCGACCACGGCTCACGCATCGAGGGCATCGGCCGCCCCCGGATGG encodes the following:
- a CDS encoding PLP-dependent cysteine synthase family protein; this encodes MRHKQEEWALDGTARGSIETIDVDRSDHGYRAWLKEAVRKVQADAQRSADTHLLGFPLPERWGIDLYLKDESTHPTGSLKHRLARSLFLYGLCNGWIRPGKPVIEASSGSTAVSEAYFAKLIGVPFIAVMPRTTSREKCRLIEFHGGQCHFVDDPRTMYEESAALAAESGGHYMDQFTYAERATDWRGNNNIAESIYQQLRLERYPEPAWVVATAGTGGTSATIARYVHYMQYDTRVCVADPENSCFFDGWVHHDTHASSDHGSRIEGIGRPRMEPSFVPGAIDRMMKVPDAASVAAVRALERAIGRKAGGSTGTGLWSALRIVAEMVAAGRTGSVVTLLCDPGERYLDKYYSDAWLEEQGLDIEPYVKTLDIFLTTGNWTD